In the genome of Fusarium fujikuroi IMI 58289 draft genome, chromosome FFUJ_chr02, one region contains:
- a CDS encoding probable phosphoprotein phosphatase X-1, translating into MSDLDKAIAQLRACRPIPEAQVRELCHKARELLIEEGNVVTVTAPVTICGDIHGQFHDLMELFRVGGDVPDTNYLFMGDFVDRGFYSLESFLLLLCLKVRYPDRMTLIRGNHESRQITTVYGFYDECIRKYGSANVWRYCCDIFDYLALGAIVLGASNTMSPGVEPVDDETEIEVCDQNGSIMSRFPRRRPDDSSQDQIQSPGGTAMDKTGPPGSGASGSSGGSVGNPAGAVLCVHGGLSPLVDTVDKIRLIDRKQEVPHEGAMCDLLWSDPDEIDGWGLSPRGAGFLFGADIVKVFNHRNDLSLIARAHQLVMEGFKEMFDASIVTVWSAPNYCYRCGNVAAVLELSEDESGTGLFARSNGDVGRSDGGTGVMMEGGMPPRSGPARRYRVFQAAPQDSRGMPAKKPVADYFL; encoded by the exons ATGAGCGACCTCGATAA AGCCATTGCGCAGCTGCGCGCATGCCGACCGATCCCGGAAGCGCAAGTCCGCGAGCTCTGTCATAAAGCTCGGGAACTTTTAATAGAAGAGGGCAACGTCGTCACTGTAACGGCACCAGTAACG ATATGTGGTGATATTCATGGCCAGTTCCACGATTTAATGGAGCTCTTTCGAGTTGGAGGCGATGTTCCAGATACAAATTACCTGTTCATGG GCGACTTCGTCGATCGCGGCTTCTATTCACTGGAATCTTTTCTCCTTTTGCTCTGCCTAAAAGTTCGATACCCCGATAGAATGACACTAATCCGCGGTAACCACGAATCTCGTCAAATCACCACAGTCTACGGATTTTACGATGAATGTATAAGAAAGTACGGCAGCGCCAATGTTTGGCGTTACTGCTGCGACATCTTTGATTACCTGGCGCTTGGTGCGATCGTATTGGGCGCCTCCAACACCATGTCGCCTGGAGTGGAACCTGTGGATGACGAAACCGAGATCGAGGTTTGCGACCAGAACGGCTCTATAATGAGCCGTTTTCCCCGACGTCGGCCAGATGATAGCTCGCAAGATCAAATCCAAAGCCCAGGTGGGACAGCAATGGACAAGACAGGCCCCCCAGGATCGGGCGCTTCAGGGTCAAGTGGTGGCTCGGTGGGAAATCCAGCCGGAGCAGTGCTTTGCGTTCATGGCGGGTTGAGTCCATTGGTCGATACCGTTGACAAGATTCGCTTGATTGACCGCAAACAAGAAGTCCCTCACGAGGGTGCCATGTGCGATCTACTCTGGTCCGACCCCGATGAGATCGACGGCTGGGGTCTTTCTCCACGAGGTGCAGGCTTCCTCTTTGGAGCTGATATTGTCAAGGTGTTCAACCATCGAAACGACCTGAGTCTCATTGCCCGTGCACACCAGCTTGTCATGGAGGGATTCAAGGAAATGTTCGACGCCTCCATCGTCACTGTGTGGTCTGCTCCGAATTATTGCTACCGCTGTGGAAATGTTGCTGCGGTCCTGGAACTCTCCGAGGACGAATCTGGCACAGGTCTCTTCGCCCGTAGCAACGGTGATGTTGGTAGAAGCGATGGCGGTACTGGAGTCATGATGGAGGGTGGTATGCCTCCTAGGAGCGGTCCTGCGCGGCGATACAGGGTTTTCCAAGCTGCACCCCAAGATTCGCGAGGAATGCCTGCCAAGAAGCCAGTTGCGGATTACTTCTTGTGA
- a CDS encoding probable SCF complex member Cullin 1, with product MAAKMGAPSQMPPIPNREDIGATWTYLQAGISRVMNDLEQGIDMQMYMGVYTAVHNFCTSQKAVGMTGPAMHSNHRGAHLLGEELYNKLIDYLHHHLDSLVNESKAHTDEALLTFYIKEWGRYTVAAKYIHHLFRYLNRHWVKREIDEGKKNIYDVYTLHLVQWRKELFEKVSDKVMDAVLKLVEKQRNGETIEHGQIKQVVDSFVSLGLDEADPSKSTLDVYRYHFERPFLTATKEFYMAESKQFVAENSVVEYMKKAEARLSEEEERVRMYLHQDIAIPLKKTCNQALIADHSSLLREEFQVLLDNDREEDMARMYNLLSRIPEGLEPLRARFETHVRKAGLAAVQKVQSSEGDKLEPKVYVDALLEIHTQYQGLVKRAFNDEPEFTRSLDNACREFVNRNEVCKAGSNKSPELLAKYTDVLLRKSSTSIEEAELERTLSQIMTVFKYIEDKDVFQKFYSRMLARRLVHSNSSSDDAETSMISKLKEACGFEYTNKLQRMFQDMQISKDLNKDFREHLEGVEYTKAVDSTFSILGTGFWPLTAPSTDFNPPPEIAAEIERFIRFYKHKHDGRKLTWLWHLCKGEIKAGYCKASKTPYTFQVSIYQMAILLLFNEKDTYSYEDMLSATQLSKEVLDQALAVILKAKVLIMSGAAGEKPGAGKSFKLNYDFKSKKIRVNLNLGGVKEAKQEEAETNKTIEEDRKLVLQSAIVRIMKARKKMKHTQLVSETINQIRSRFVPKVGDIKKCIEILLDKEYLERLEDDELGYLA from the exons ATGGCCGCAAAGATGGGCGCCCCGAGTCAAATGCCCCCGATACCCAACAGAGAGGATATTGGGGCAAC ATGGACTTATCTACAAGCCGGTATCTCACGCGTTATGAACGATCTCGAGCAGGGCATCGACATGCAAATGTACATGGGTGTTTACAC CGCTGTCCATAACTTTTGTACATCCCAAAAAGCAGTTGGCATGACTGGTCCTGCTATGCACAGTAACCACAGAGGCG CACATCTGCTAGGGGAAGAGCTCTACAACAAGCTGATAGATTACCTCCACCATCATCTCGATAGCCTTGTGAATGAAAGCAAGGCCCACACCGACGAGGCGCTGCTCACTTTCTATATCAAAGAATGGGGTCGCTACACAGTTGCCGCCAAATATATCCACCATCTCTTCCGTTATCTCAATAGACATTGGGTCAAGCGAGAAATCgatgaagggaagaagaatatCTACGACGTTTACACCCTGCATCTTGTGCAATGGAGGAAGGAGCTGTTCGAAAAGGTCAGTGACAAGGTTATGGACGCGGTGCTTAAGCTTGTGGAGAAACAAAGGAACGGCGAAACCATCGAACACGGCCAAATCAAGCAAGTCGTGGACTCATTTGTCTCCCTGGGACTGGATGAAGCAGACCCCTCCAAGTCAACACTTGATGTCTACCGCTATCATTTCGAGCGTCCTTTCCTCACTGCTACCAAGGAGTTTTACATGGCAGAGTCCAAGCAATTTGTTGCCGAGAACAGCGTCGTGGAATACatgaagaaggcagaggCTCGTCtgtctgaagaagaggagcgcGTTCGCATGTACCTGCATCAAGACATCGCCATTCCTCTAAAGAAGACTTGTAATCAAGCTCTTATCGCCGACCACTCGAGTCTTCTTCGGGAAGAATTCCAGGTGCTTCTGGATAACGACCGGGAAGAGGATATGGCACGAATGTACAACCTTCTTTCGAGAATCCCCGAGGGCCTCGAACCGCTTAGAGCCCGTTTTGAGACACACGTGAGAAAGGCTGGACTCGCTGCTGTGCAGAAGGTCCAATCATCAGAGGGTGACAAGCTCGAACCAAAGGTTTACGTCGACGCTCTGCTCGAAATTCACACCCAGTACCAGGGCCTTGTGAAGAGAGCTTTCAATGATGAGCCAGAGTTTACACGTTCTCTTGACAACGCCTGTAGGGAGTTTGTCAATAGAAACGAAGTTTGCAAGGCTGGATCCAACAAATCGCCTGAACTTCTAGCTAAATACACTGATGTCCTGCTCAGAAAGAGTAGCACCAGTATTGAAGAGGCAGAATTGGAACGTACTTTGAGTCAGATCATGACAGTCTTTAAGTACATTGAGGACAAGGATGTCTTCCAGAAGTTCTACTCGCGGATGCTGGCCCGGCGTTTGGTGCATagcaactcctcctcagatGATGCTGAGACTAGCATGATCAGCAAACTCAAGGAGGCATGTGGTTTTGAATACACGAACAAACTTCAGCGTATGTTCCAGGACATGCAAATTTCCAAGGATTTGAATAAAGATTTCCGCGAGCATCTTGAGGGCGTCGAATACACCAAGGCCGTTGATTCAACTTTCTCGATTCTGGGCACTGGTTTCTGGCCATTGACAGCACCGAGCACTGACTTCAACCCGCCTCCCGAGATTGCGGCCGAGATCGAGCGCTTTATCCGCTTTTACAAGCATAAGCATGACGGGCGTAAGCTCACGTGGTTGTGGCATCTCTGCAAGGGCGAGATCAAAGCTGGCTATTGCAAGGCCAGCAAGACTCCGTACACCTTCCAGGTCTCGATTTATCAGATGGCCATTCTCCTCCTTTTCAACGAGAAGGACACCTACAGCTACGAGGATATGCTCAGCGCCACTCAACTGAGCAAGGAGGTGCTGGATCAGGCACTCGCTGTTATTCTAAAGGCCAAGGTACTCATTATGTCTGGCGCGGCTGGTGAGAAGCCAGGAGCCGGTAAATCCTTCAAATTAAACTACGACTTCAAGAGCAAAAAGATCAGGGTGAACTTGAACCTCGGTGGTGTGAAGGAGGCCAAGCAGGAGGAGGCCGAGACAAACAAGACAATTGAGGAAGACCGAAAACTGGTTCTTCAA TCTGCCATCGTCCGGATCATGAAGGCTCGCAAGAAGATGAAACACACCCAGCTCGTGAGCGAAACCATCAACCAAATTCGCTCGCGATTTGTTCCAAAGGTCGGCGATATCAAGAAATGCATTGAAATCCTACTAGACAAGGAGTATCTGGAGCGTTtggaagacgacgagctAGGTTACCTAGCTTAA
- a CDS encoding related to Avl9 protein — MSSDESPPSGLGAPESHDDLKPILSPILPSSPASSTKVDFIPLVTVVGFHHARGPEVENWFGADDGSDPAADYGWSLLPFMALSDGAHASEEDFSYFTLLRPETETKPATSLFGISCTRQLDSSQLINRPADVTRSTVQKAVVVIADSPQFFGMLRERLSIVTQAWFAQREFTDVEILRRFQESLADEKTKGILNDQVDRDQYLGMSLRELIHEYKWQTLVLLKCCLLQPKMLFFGSRCDRLCMMQFSLLSLIPGLIRNLQDSADPELNSYEISLSKPTSLRTSDRNSLLCYMGLPLQIFGKGSLFGPYTPLQQLDILADFGTKSYIVGSTNSLLLQQKDRYSDILINLDEGSVVINSPSLRSALTLTAADRRWIDYLTHEINETWDEANPSRPKTLKYVGSEEFIRLQFEEYILALISSVKYHNYLNANPNNPKAILPEVEGDPVADFGYEWVEAWKRTENYRMWNANTDSHLFDIVDPRHPCAGGLNIEDVQRRIAEQVKELHLDERFAQGKEVLGRNLAAGREKASFVLNKLYADMEALREAQRRRAEEARAASPPNGSSQAAAQDPSKAGQQGQSAGARAGAYIGSWAAWAGEKRRTSGWGAGWGRKPASKADKSMDDSSSSSPIDKDYQMISAPVSRGGSSDDATARPGRGASFSESILSGVSESGSRPTSGINKPLPGPPVPGKKDDGFQTEGVVGSKDKLPSAGPPRNGDGITTKE; from the exons ATGAGCTCCGACGAATCTCCTCCCAGCGGTCTTGGCGCGCCCGAGTCTCACGATGACCTCAAGCCCATACTTTCACCCATCCTACCCTCCTCACCTGCGTCGTCTACCAAGGTCGATTTCATCCCGCTTGTTACTGTTGTCGGATTCCATCACGCAAGAGGCCCAGAAGTCGAGAATTGGTTTGGAGCAGACGATGGGAGCGATCCTGCAGCTGACTATGGCTGGTCTTTGCTGCCTTTCATGGCCTTGAGTGATGGGGCGCATGC ATCTGAGGAGGACTTCTCGTACTTTACACTGCTTCGCCCAGAGACGGAGACAAAACCCGCTACGTCACTATTTGGAATCTCGTGCACCCGACAACTTGATTCATCCCAGCTCATCAATCGCCCTGCTGATGTTACGCGATCCACTGTCCAGAAGGCTGTTGTGGTCATTGCCGATAGCCCTCAATTCTTCGGCATGCTTCGTGAGCGTCTGAGTATTGTCACGCAGGCTTGGTTTGCGCAGCGTGAGTTTACCGATGTTGAGATTCTCCGCAGATTCCAGGAGAGCCTAGCAGATGAGAAAACCAAGGGCATTCTCAATGACCAGGTAGATCGAGACCAATATCTTGGCATGAGTCTTCGTGAACTGATACACGAATACAAATGGCAAACTTTGGTTTTGTTGAAGTGTTGCCTCCTCCAACCGAAG ATGCTCTTCTTTGGGTCGAGATGTGACAGGTTGTGCATGATGCAATTTTCTCTTTTGTCCTTGATACCCGGCCTCATTCGCAACCTGCAGGACAGTGCAGACCCAGAGTTGAATAGCTACGAGATAAGTCTATCAAAGCCGACCAGTTTGCGAACTAGTGATCGCAACTCCCTCCTCTGCTACATGGGCCTACCACTCCAGATATTTGGCAAG GGAAGCTTATTTGGACCCTATACCCCCCTGCAACAACTTGATATTCTCGCCGACTTTGGCACAAAGTCCTATATTGTCGGTAGTACAAACTCACTTCTCTTGCAGCAGAAGGATCGCTACAGTGATATCCTCATCAATCTGGACGAGGGCTCAGTTGTTATCAACTCTCCGTCACTCAGAAGCGCTTTGACTCTCACCGCTGCGGACCGGAGGTGGATAGACTATTTAACTCATGAGATCAACGAGACATGGGACGAAGCCAACCCTAGCAGGCCGAAGACGTTGAAATACGTTGGGAGCGAGGAGTTTATTAGGCTCCAGTTCGAAGAGTACATTCTCGCTCTTATCTCCTCCGTCAAATACCACAACTATCTCAACGCGAACCCAAACAACCCCAAAGCTATCCTTCCAGAGGTTGAGGGTGACCCTGTCGCAGACTTTGGATATGAGTGGGTAGAGGCTTGGAAGCGCACCGAGAACTACCGCATGTGGAACGCAAACACCGATTCCCATTTGTTCGATATTGTTGACCCTCGACATCCTTGTGCAGGAGGCTTGAACATTGAGGACGTACAGCGTCGCATCGCAGAGCAAGTAAAAGAACTGCATCTGGACGAGCGTTTTGCGCAGGGCAAAGAAGTCCTCGGTCGGAATCTTGCCGCCGGTCGCGAAAAGGCGTCTTTTGTTCTTAATAAACTGTATGCCGACATGGAAGCTTTGCGTGAAGCACAACGGCGTCGCGCTGAAGAAGCTCGCGCAGCATCACCACCGAACGGTTCCAGTCAGGCGGCTGCACAAGACCCTTCAAAAGCCGGACAGCAAGGACAATCGGCTGGTGCGCGTGCCGGTGCTTACATAGGGAGTTGGGCAGCTTGGGCTGGTGAGAAGCGTCGAACAAGTGGATGGGGTGCTGGCTGGGGTCGCAAACCAGCCTCCAAGGCTGACAAGTCGATGGACGACTCGAGTTCAAGCAGTCCCATCGACAAAGACTACCAGATGATCAGCGCTCCCGTATCCCGAGGTGGCAGTTCCGATGATGCAACTGCACGACCAGGGAGAGGAGCAAGCTTCAGCGAGAGCATCCTCTCGGGAGTCAGCGAGTCAGGCAGCCGGCCGACCTCGGGAATCAACAAGCCTCTTCCAGGTCCACCAGTACCTGGAAAGAAGGACGATGGCTTCCAGACCGAGGGAGTTGTTGGCTCGAAAGATAAACTGCCGAGCGCAGGCCCTCCTCGTAACGGGGACGGTATAACGACTAAAGAATGA
- a CDS encoding probable G protein alpha subunit GNA-3: MGACMSSSNEEADQKKKSQAIDKILEEDSKRLRKECKILLLGSGESGKSTIVKQMKIIHLKGYSEDELFNYRPTVFKNLVECAKAVIMAMQQFDIEPQNEENKAHAEFLLEYQAESGPQAQIDSKVGAAVQALWNDPAKDLLMEHQTEFYLMDSAEYFFQEAMRIVSSDYLPNEMDVLRARTKTTGIYETRFQMGQLSIHMFDVGGQRSERKKWIHCFENVTSIIFCVALSEYDQVLLEESSQNRMMESLLLFDSVVNSRWFMRTSIILFLNKVDIFKQKLSRSPLGNYFPDYSGGNDVNKAAKYLLWRFNQVNRAHLNLYPHLTQATDTSNIRLVFAAVKETILNNALKDSGIL; this comes from the exons ATGGGCGCATGCATGAGCTCGAGCAATGAGGAGGCGgatcagaagaagaagagtcaGGCTATCGATAAAATTCTGGAAGAAGACTCGAAACGATTACGGAAAGAATGCAAGATTTTGCTACTAG GTTCTGGTGAGAGTGGCAAGTCGACGATTGTCAAACAGATGAAAatcatccatctcaaagGATACTCGGAAGATGAGCTGTTCAACTACCGGCCAACTGTCTTCAAAAACCTTGTGGAGTGCGCCAAGGCAGTTATTATGGCCATGCAACAATTCGACATCGAGCCTCAAAACGAAGAGAACAAGGCACATGCAGAGTTCCTATTAGAATACCAAGCCGAGTCTGGTCCTCAAGCGCAAATCGATTCGAAAGTGGGCGCGGCGGTACAAGCTCTGTGGAACGATCCAGCCAAGGATCTTCTCATGGAGCATCAGACAGAGTTCTACCTCATGGATTCCGCCGAATA TTTCTTCCAGGAAGCGATGCGAATAGTATCATCAGACTATCTACCGAACGAAATGGATGTGCTCCGAGCGCGAACGAAGACAACAGGTATCTATGAGACGAGATTCCAAATGGGGCAACTCAGCATTCA TATGTTCGATGTTGGTGGTCAACGAagtgagagaaagaagtGGATACACTGCTTTGAGAATGTCACATCAATCATCTTCTGTGTGGCTTTGAGCGAATATGATCAAGTCCTACTTGAAGAGAGCAGTCAG AACCGAATGATGGAGAGTTTACTCCTTTTCGACTCAGTGGTCAACTCGCGGTGGTTCATGCGTACTAGCATCATACTGTtcctcaacaaggttgaCATTTTCAAACAAAAGCTGAGCAGGTCTCCGCTAGGCAATTACTTTCCCGATTACTCGGGTGGTAACGATGTCAATAAAGCAGCCAAGTATCTACTCTGGCGATTCAACCAAGTCAATCGGGCGCATCTAAACCTGTATCCCCA CTTGACGCAAGCAACAGATACGTCAAACATTCGACTCGTTTTCGCAGCAGTCAAAGAGACTATCTTGAATAACGCACTTAAGGACTCGGGCATTCTTTGA
- a CDS encoding probable glycogen phosphorylase translates to MASEQQRLPTRERRPSTSAPIVDIQGAVAPAGISRPKHTRTATGFGPSEIKSFEASIPEPQREAWKRNQSSGFIGKDGFEKEVVRHVETTLARSVFNCDEHAAYSATSLAFRDRLILDWNRTQQRQTYRDSKRVYYFSLEFLMGRALDNAMLNVGQKDTAKAGLAELGFRIEDIITQENDAALGNGGLGRLAACFLDSLASLNYPAWGYGLRYRYGIFKQEIVDGYQVEVPDYWLDFNPWEFPRHDVTVDIQFFGHVRKTTDENGKSVALWEGGEIVQAVAYDVPIPGYDTPTTNNLRLWSSKASGGEFDFQKFNNGDYESSVADQQRAETISAVLYPNDNLERGKELRLKQQYFWVAASLYDIVRRFKKSNRPWKEFPEQVAIQLNDTHPTLAIVELQRILIDIEHLEWDLAWEIVVNTFGYTNHTVLPEALEKWPVGLIQHLLPRHLQIIYDINLFFLQKVEKAFPNDRDILRRVSIIEESQTKMVRMAYLAIVGSHKVNGVAELHSDLIKTTIFKDFVEIYGPDKFTNVTNGITPRRWLHQANPRLSELIASKVGGNGFLKDLTTLNQLEKYADDKEFRKEWSEIKYANKVRLAKLIKSAVGVTVNPAALFDVQVKRIHEYKRQQLNIFGVIHRYLNLKSLSPEERKKVVSRVSIFGGKAAPGYWMAKQIIHLVNAVGSVVNNDEDIGDLLKVIFLPDYNVSKAEIITPASDLSEHISTAGTEASGTSNMKFVLNGGLIIGTCDGANIEITREIGESNIFLFGNLAEDVEDLRHSHQYGSHEIDTDLQKVFAEIEKGTFGSVHDFSALVAAVRDHGDYYLVSDDFHSYNETHKLVDEAYQNHEEWIKKSIISVSRMGFFSSDRCIDEYAESIWNAEPLVVHD, encoded by the exons ATGGCGTCCGAACAGCAGCGTTTGCCCACCCGTGAGAGGCGCCCATCCACCTCCGCCCCGATTGTCGACATTCAGGGTGCAGTCGCCCCCGCAGGCATCTCCCGCCCAAAACACACCCGAACTGCCACTGGTTTCGGCCCTAGTGAGATCAAGAGCTTCGAAG cctcaattcCCGAACCTCAACGTGAAGCATGGAAGCGCAACCAGTCTAGTGGCTTTATTGGTAAAGACGGCTTCGAGAAAGAGGTTGTCCGCCACGTCGAGACCACTCTTGCCCGCTCTGTCTTCAACTGCGATGAGCATGCTGCCTACTCTGCTACCAGCCTGGCTTTCCGTGATCGTCTGATCCTTGATTGGAACAGAACTCAACAGAGACAGACTTATCGCGACTCCAAGCGTGTGTACTACTTCAGTCTCGAGTTCTTGATGGGCCGTGCTCTTGACAATGCTATGCTCAACGTGGGTCAGAAGGATACTGCAAAGG CTGGTCTTGCTGAGCTCGGCTTCCGAATCGAAGACATCATCACGCAGGAGAATGATGCTGCGCTGGGTAACGGCGGTCTTGGTCGACTCGCTGCCTGTTTCCTCGACAGTCTGGCGTCCCTCAACTACCCCGCTTGGGGCTACGGTCTCCGATATCGATATGGCATTTTCAAGCAGGAAATTGTCGATGGATACCAAGTCGAGGTGCCTGATTACTGGCTTGACTTCAACCCCTGGGAGTTCCCACGACACGACGTTACTGTCGAT ATTCAATTCTTTGGGCATGTTAGAAAGACtactgatgagaatggcaagtCCGTTGCTCTTTGGGAGGGTGGTGAGATCGTCCAGGCCGTTGCCTACGATGTCCCCATCCCCGGCTACGACACACCCACAACAAACAACCTGAGACTGTGGTCCAGCAAAGCTTCTGGCGGAGAGTTTGACTTCCAGAAGTTCAACAATGGTGATTACGAGAGTTCAGTTGCCGACCAACAGCGAGCTGAGACCATCAGCGCTGTTCTGTACCCCAACGACAATCTGGAGCGTGGAAAAGAACTTCGGCTGAAGCAGCAGTACTTTTGGGTTGCTGCCTCGTTGTATGATATCGTTCGCCGTTTCAAAAAGTCTAACCGCCCTTGGAAGGAGTTTCCCGAACAAGTGGCTATCCAGCTCAACGATACCCACCCTACACTGGCCATCGTGGAGTTGCAGCGAATTCTCATTGACATTGAGCACCTTGAATGGGACCTGGCATGGGAAATTGTCGTGAACACC TTCGGTTACACCAATCATACTGTGCTGCCCGAAGCCCTGGAGAAATGGCCTGTTGGTCTGATCCAGCACCTTCTACCTCGACACTTGCAGATTATTTACGATATCAATCTGTTCTTCCTCcagaaggtcgagaaggcATTCCCCAATGACCGAGATATCTTGAGAAGAGTGTCCATCATCGAGGAGTCTCAAACAAAGATGGTACGCATGGCGTACTTGGCTATTGTTGGATCACACAAGGTCAACGGTGTTGCCGAACTACACTCGGATCTCATCAAAACCACTATCTTCAAGGATTTTGTCGAGATCTACGGCCCTGACAAGTTTACTAACGTGACCAATGGCATCACTCCTCGCCGCTGGCTCCACCAGGCCAACCCTCGCCTTTCGGAGCTCATTGCTTCCAAGGTTGGGGGTAATGGCTTCCTCAAGGACCTCACCACTCTAAATCAGCTCGAGAAGTATGCTGATGACAAGGAATTCCGTAAGGAATGGTCCGAGATCAAGTATGCCAACAAAGTTCGACTGGCTAAGCTCATCAAATCGGCCGTGGGTGTCACTGTGAACCCTGCGGCGTTGTTTGATGTCCAGGTCAAGAGAATCCACGAGTACAAGCGACAGCAGCTCAATATTTTTGGCGTCATTCATAGatatctcaacctcaagtcACTGTCCCCTGAGGAGCGTAAGAAAGTTGTTTCACGTGTCTCCATCTTTGGTGGCAAGGCCGCCCCCGGCTACTGGATGGCGAAGCAGATTATACATCTGGTCAACGCCGTTGGCTCTGTGGTGAATAATGATGAGGATATTGgagatcttctcaaggtcaTCTTCTTGCCTGACTACAACGTCAGCAAAGCTGAGATTATTACCCCTGCATCGGACCTTAGCGAGCACATTTCTACTGCGGGCACCGA GGCATCTGGAACCAGCAACATGAAATTTGTGCTGAATGGTGGTCTCATCATTGGCACTTGTGACGGTGCTAAT ATTGAAATAACTCGCGAGATCGGCGAGAGCAACATCTTCTTGTTTGGCAATCTCGCTGAAGACGTTGAAGATCTTCGGCACAGTCACCAGTACGGCTCCCATGAAATTGACACCGACTTGCAGAAAGTGTTtgccgagatcgagaagggtACCTTTGGCTCAGTCCATGACTTTAGTGCCCTGGTTGCCGCTGTCCGTGACCACGGTGACTACTACTTGGTGTCTGACGACTTCCACAGCTACAACGAGACCCACAAGCTGGTGGACGAGGCATACCAGAACCATGAAGAATGGATCAAGAAGTCTATTATCTCTGTTTCTCGCATGGGATTTTTCAGCAGCGACCGCTGCATTGACGAGTATGCCGAGAGTATCTGGAACGCAGAGCCTCTTGTCGTCCATGATTAG